The Anas acuta chromosome 18, bAnaAcu1.1, whole genome shotgun sequence genome has a segment encoding these proteins:
- the FAAP100 gene encoding Fanconi anemia core complex-associated protein 100 codes for MAHVCPRVDYLAGFCCPVGGLVAGKPRVLCHDNEIFLSNGTEFVYVYDQEGKVLKAVYRCPDQVWHVELLPQPRQLYILCAHSGIYCVALEQQSRFSEQTEGDGQESDCPSGVFPVDSDACIFPDSSLCMFTLLNAFVVTLSQAQDKWWMKLHELPRPEQESPRYRQVSEVGFCPGPPPAAPEDGAPSRFLPVLCCASSPGTAGSGEGPWCSGGFVLEEPLFSLLFGIDAAMLESPMILCGFPDGQLCSVPLKALSSSPPADGCHDVSSPDPPVKILHHLEEPIVFIGALRTERRAAEDEEEEEEDEEEAEDEPIFGATGCDCVVAVGHYGKMVAVKADQRQEATVPELREYSLRGPILCAACGSGSRMYYSTHSDISAVDLDWVGDSSDPEDAESPGGVLPPVLSPASLSICSVVALSLSSRASEGESELLALSAKGRLMTCDLCSPEDADVELTPAEIGRRIKELLSGIGNTSERVSFLKKAVDQKNRALASLNQVMNVSAALLSSQEGQKPIACTVTANWSCLLLRDTVTISCLLENCSEYSLEQGWTLCVQLLASPCALEEESADSATTFTFPIEQLLPGNKRELTLPLGSAADTKLDLPLTISCALYYSLRDILGSGSDSSEALDDLLPDDSPILSPDREGICLPLSECTIDMLQCLRFESSPPGPDTSPPAAALPAPPDPVETFLKASGEQTEPGETKAGGEGSLPPSAASIRVSSELLKAALKTSSSDVPLSCATLRWLLAENAGAEALSSGEVAAVRGAAPDGGEVQLLVREVAMNDLSPAGPIQAVEIFMESPSLADMCRMHHAVIRRIQALVLEQAAQGSGPPDLRMQYLRQIQANHEMLLKEAQSLRDRLPLGEESAVTAEKLLQVYRQLRNPSLVLL; via the exons ATGGCGCACGTGTGCCCGCGGGTGGATTACCTGGCCGGCTTCTGCTGCCCGGTGGGGGGGCTGGTGGCGGGCAAACCCCGCGTGCTGTGCCACGACAACGAGATCTTCCTCTCCAACGGCACCGAGTTCGTCTACGTCTACGACCAGGAGGGGAAGGTGCTCAAG GCGGTGTACCGGTGCCCGGACCAGGTGTGGCAcgtggagctgctgccccagccccggcagctCTACATCCTCTGCGCCCACAGCGGGATTTACTGCGTGGccctggagcagcagagcag GTTTTCGGAGCAGACGGAGGGCGACGGCCAAGAAAGCGACTGCCCTTCGGGCGTCTTCCCCGTCGATTCGGACGCCTGCATCTTCCCGGATTCCAGCCTCTGCATGTTCACCCTGCTCAACGCCTTCGTCGTCACCCTCTCCCAAGCCCAGGACAAGTGGTGGATGAAGCTGCACGAGCTGCCGCGCCCCGAGCAGGAGAGCCCCCGGTACCGGCAGGTCAGCGAGGTGGGCTTctgccccggccccccgcccgcagccccggaGGACGGCGCGCCCTCACGTTTCCTGCCCGTGCTGTGCTGCGCCTCCTCCCCGGGCACGGCGGGCTCCGGAGAGGGGCCGTGGTGCTCGGGGGGCTTTGTGCTGGAAGAGCCCCTCTTCAGCTTGCTCTTCGGGATCGACGCGGCCATGCTGGAGTCGCCGATGATCCTCTGCGGCTTCCCGGACGGCCAGCTCTGCTCCGTGCCCCTCAAAGCCCTCAGCTCCTCGCCTCCCGCCGACGGCTGCCACGACGTTTCCAGCCCGGACCCCCCGGTGAAGATCCTCCACCACCTGGAGGAGCCCATCGTCTTCATCGGCGCCCTGAGAACGGAGCGCAGGGCGgcggaggacgaggaggaggaggaagaggatgaagaagaggCCGAGGACGAGCCCATTTTCGGCGCCACCGGCTGTGACTGCGTGGTGGCCGTGGGCCACTACGGCAAAATGGTGGCCGTCAAGGCCGACCAGCGCCAGGAGGCCACGGTGCCGGAGCTCAGGGAATATTCCTTGCGCGGCCCCATCCTCTGCGCCGCCTGCGGCAGCGGCAGCCGCATGTACTACAGCACGCACTCGGACATCTCCGCCGTCGACCTGGACTGGGTGGGCGACTCCTCCGACCCCGAGGACGCCGAGAGCCCCGGCGGCGTCCTGCCTCCCGTCCTCTCTCCGGCCAGTTTAAGTATCTGTAGCGTCGTGGCCCTTTCCTTGTCATCTCGGGCGTCTGAAG GGGAATCGGAGCTGCTGGCCCTGTCTGCCAAGGGGCGCCTCATGACCTGCGACTTGTGCAGCCCCGAGGACGCTGACGTGGAGCTGACGCCCGCCGAAATCGGCCGGAGGATCAAGGAGCTGCTGTCCGGGATCGGCAACACCTCGGAGAG AGTTTCCTTCCTGAAGAAGGCGGTGGACCAGAAGAACCGAGCTCTGGCCAGCCTGAACCAGGTGATGAACGTGAGCGCGGCTTTGCTGTCCAGCCAAGAAGGCCAGAAGCCCATAGCTTGCACTGTCACTGCCAActggagctgcctcctgctccgAGATACCGTAACCATCTCCTGCCTGCTGGAGAACTGCAGCGAGTacagcctggagcagggctggaccCTGTGCGTTCAGCTCCTGGCCAGCCCCTGTGCCTTAGAGGAGGAGTCGGCGGATTCAGCCACCACCTTCACCTTCCCCATCGAGCAGCTCCTCCCGGGGAACAAGAGGGAGCTGACGctgcccctgggctctgccGCGGACACCAAGCTGGACCTGCCTCTGACCATCTCCTGTGCCCTCTACTACAGTTTGCGGGACATCCTGGGCAGCGGCTCCGACTCCTCCGAGGCCCTGGACGACCTCCTCCCCGACGATTCACCCATCCTGTCCCCGGACAGAGAGGGGATCTGCCTGCCCCTCAGCGAATGCACCATTGACATGCTCCAGTGCCTGCGTTTTGAGAgcagcccccccgggccggACACCTCCCCGCCGGCGGCTGCGCTCCCCGCGCCCCCAGACCCCGTGGAGACCTTCCTGAAAGCCTCCGGGGAGCAGACTGAGCCCGGGGAGACGAaagcagggggagaggggagcctgcccccCTCGGCAGCCTCCATCAGGGTGTCCTCGGAGCTGCTGAAAGCCGCGCTGAAAACCTCCAGCTCAG ATGTCCCGCTGAGCTGTGCCACGCTGCGCTGGCTGCTGGCTGAGAACGCCGGGGCCGAGGCTCTGAGCAGCGGGGAGGTGGCGGCGGTGCGCGGCGCGGCTCCGGACGGAGGCGAGGTGCAGCTGCTTGTCCGAGAG GTGGCCATGAATGACCTGAGCCCAGCGGGCCCCATCCAGGCGGTGGAGATCTTCATGGAGAGCCCGTCGCTGGCCGACATGTGCAGGATGCACCACGCCGTCATCCGGCGCATCCAG GcgctggtgctggagcaggcGGCACAGGGCTCGGGGCCCCCCGACCTCCGCATGCAGTACCTGCGCCAGATCCAGGCCAACCACGAG ATGCTGCTGAAGGAGGCTCAGTCCCTGCGCGACCGGCTGCCCCTGGGCGAGGAGAGCGCGGTGACGGCGGAGAAGCTCCTGCAGGTCTACAGGCAGCTGCGCAACCCCAGCCTGGTTCTGCTGTGA